A single region of the Methylocystis echinoides genome encodes:
- the dut gene encoding dUTP diphosphatase, which yields MKVFIRRLTNGEGLPAPDYKSAGAAGLDLYAALPAGQKLILEPGARDLIPTGLQIALPEGYEAQVRPRSGLAVEHGVTVLNAPGTIDSDYRGEVKALLVNHGGQPFEITRGMRVAQLVIAPVARAKLVEVDELDDTARGAGGFGSTGLHGEGGK from the coding sequence ATGAAAGTCTTCATCCGCCGTCTGACCAATGGCGAGGGCCTTCCCGCGCCCGATTACAAGAGCGCCGGCGCCGCCGGGCTCGATCTCTATGCGGCGCTGCCGGCCGGACAGAAGCTCATTCTGGAGCCCGGCGCCCGCGACCTCATTCCGACCGGCCTCCAGATCGCGCTGCCCGAAGGCTATGAGGCGCAAGTGCGTCCGCGGTCGGGCCTTGCGGTCGAGCATGGGGTGACGGTGCTCAACGCGCCGGGCACCATCGACAGCGATTATCGCGGCGAGGTGAAGGCGCTGCTGGTCAATCACGGCGGCCAGCCTTTCGAGATCACGCGCGGCATGCGCGTCGCGCAGCTCGTCATCGCGCCGGTCGCGCGGGCGAAGCTGGTCGAAGTCGACGAACTCGACGACACCGCGCGGGGCGCGGGCGGCTTCGGCTCCACAGGCCTGCATGGGGAAGGCGGCAAATGA
- a CDS encoding RrF2 family transcriptional regulator, whose protein sequence is MKLLPRPAKFAVMATLDVALHARGRPVSSKELAARHDLPPRRLETLLQALVRAGILKSVRGPAGGYELARERRRLCVGEIVRVALRADEELQPAPALLAAVLEPLIAQTEEAALARLDDITLEDLYARAIAQGFGDQPTGDFEI, encoded by the coding sequence ATGAAGCTTTTGCCGCGCCCCGCCAAATTCGCGGTGATGGCGACGCTCGACGTCGCGCTGCACGCGCGCGGGCGTCCGGTTTCGTCCAAGGAGCTGGCGGCGCGTCACGATCTGCCGCCGCGCCGCCTCGAAACCCTGCTCCAGGCGCTGGTGCGCGCCGGAATATTGAAGAGCGTCCGCGGCCCCGCCGGCGGCTATGAGCTCGCGCGCGAACGGCGCCGTCTTTGCGTTGGCGAGATCGTGCGCGTCGCCCTGCGCGCCGACGAGGAGCTACAGCCGGCGCCGGCACTGCTGGCGGCGGTGCTGGAGCCGCTGATCGCGCAGACCGAGGAGGCGGCGCTGGCGCGGCTCGACGACATCACCCTCGAAGACCTTTATGCGCGCGCCATTGCGCAGGGGTTCGGAGACCAGCCCACGGGCGATTTCGAGATATGA